The region CCGCTTGCTGGTATCGCGCCGCGCGAAGGCCTGTTTCCCGACCTTCCCGAGGCCAAAGGTAACGCAGACGAACAACTGGAGGCGATCCTTGCAGCTTTCAGTTCTCGTTGACGCCGCGGAGACGCGCATCGTGAGCGGACCCGAGGATCTCGATATCCAGGGCCTTTCCGCCGATTCGCGTGCCTGCGAGGCCGGTTATCTGTTCGCCGCACTTTCGGGTACGCAGGTCGACGGACGCCGCTTCATTGCCGATGCGGCGGCGCGCGGCTCGGTCGCGGTGCTGACCGACGAATCCGGCTTGGATCAAATCAGCGCCGAAGGCCTCGCCCTTGTGGCATCGACGGAACCGCGTCGCAGCTTCGCGCTGGCATGCGCTCGGTACTACGAACGTCAGCCTAGGACATCGATCGCCGTCACCGGGACCAACGGCAAGAGTTCAGTCACCGAATTTTGCCGTCAGTTCTGGCAGCTTCTCGGCCACGACAGTGCGACCGTCGGGACGCTGGGCGTGGTTGGACCTGACGGTGCCGAGTCGCTCGCTCACACGACCCCCGATCCGGTTACGCTGCACGCCAGTCTGCAGGCGCTCGCCGACCGCGGCATTGACCGCCTGGCGATTGAGGCATCGAGCCACGGCCTCGATCAGAGCCGGCTCGACGGCATGGCCTTCAAGGCGGCCGGCTTCACCAACCTCACCCAAGATCACTTCGACTATCACCCCACGGTCGAAGCCTATCTCGAGGCCAAGGCGCATCTCTTCGATCTCGTCCTGCCCGGCGGTACGGCGGTTCTGAACGCCGATATCCTCGAGTTCGCCATGCTGGCCGAGCGCTGCCGTCAGCGCGATCTCGCGATCGCGTCCTATGGCCGCACCGGCACCCATCTGCGGCTGCTGCGCCAGGCGAGCGCAGCCGATGGACGACAGGCGCTGACGATCGCCGCGGATAGTCGTGAAATCGACGTCGATTTGCCTCTCGCCGGACGTTTCCAGGCCATGAACATACTGTGTGCTGCGGCGATGGTTGCTGCTGTCGAGAAATGTGCCGTCGCCGACGTGCTCAAGCATGCGCCCGGTCTGCGTGGTGTGCGCGGCCGTCTGGAGGCGGTCCCCGGTCACCCCGCGGGCGCGCAGGTGTATGTTGACTATGCCCACACACCCGATGCCTTGGAGAATGTCCTCGCGACGCTGCGCGACGATGTCGAGGGCCGCCTTGTGGTTGTCTTCGGTTGCGGTGGCGACCGCGACAGGGTGAAGCGGCCGCTCATGGGTGAGATCGCAGGGCGCCTCGCGGATTCGATCGTCGTGACCGACGACAACCCGCGCGGTGAGGATCCGGCATTGATCCGTCGCGAGATTCTTGCCGCCGTTCCGGATGCTCGTGACATCGGTGACCGGCGCGCGGCCATCGAGACAGCCATCGCATCGCTGAGACAGGGGGATGTCCTGGTGATTGCGGGCAAGGGCCACGAACCGGGTCAAACCGTGGGGGGGACGACCCTGCCGTTCGACGATGCGGAGGAAGCACGTCGGGTCCTTGCGAATCTGGAGGCCGGGGTATGACGCGGAACACGCTCTGGACCGACAAGTCCGCCGCCGATGCGACCAGCGGTGAGGCGACCGAAGCCTTCGAGGCCGATGGCGTGGCCTTCGACAGCCGCCAGGTCGCCGATCGGGATCTCTTCGTCGCACTGAAGGGCGAGCAGTCGGACGGCCACAACTACGTGACGCGGGCCTTCGAGAAGGGCGCGGCCGCGGCCATGGTCGAGCGCCAGCCGGATGAACCGACGGGACCTCTGCTTCTGGTCGTCGATACCGCGCGCGGGCTCGGCGACCTCGCCCGGGCGGCGCGGCGCAGGACCAGGGCGCGCATCGCTGCCGTCACAGGCAGCGTCGGCAAGACGGGAACCAAGGATGCCCTGCATCACGTGCTGGCCGCCCAGGGCGCCACCCATGTCAGCGAGAAGAGCTTCAACAACCATGTCGGCACGCCGCTGAGCCTGGCGCGTATGCCGATCGAAACGTCGTTCGGTATCTTCGAGGTCGGCACCAATGCGCCGGGCGAGATTGCACCCCTCTCGGGTCTCGTGTCGCCGCACGTCGCGCTGGTGACGACGGTCGAGGCGGTGCACCTCGGCAACTTCGCCGACGAGACCGCGGTCGCCGAGGAGAAGGCGGCCATCTTCGACGCGCTGGAAGAGGGCGGAACCGCGCTGATCAACGCTGACAACCGGCATGCGGATCGACTGACGGCCCGTGCCATGGCTTCGTCGGCCGGCCGGATCGCGACCTTCGGTAGTGGCGAGGACTGCGATCATCGCCTGATCGACTGGGCGCCCGATGTCGAGGGCGGGACGGTCACGGCCGCCATCGACGGCGTGCTCCACACCTATCGTCTCGTCCTGTCGGGCCATCACCACGCGCTCAACAGCGTGGCCATCCTTGCCGTCGTACATCATCTCGGTGCAGATGTGGCTGAAGCGTCTCGGTCGCTCGCGGCGATCGAACCATCGCCCGGCCGTGGCCGTCGCTATCGCGTTGCCCTGCCTGCCGGCGCGGCGATCGTGATCGACGAAAGCTACAATGCGAGTCCGGTGGCCGTGCGGGCCGCGCTCAAGGTGCTGGCCGACATGCCGCTTGGCTCGGAAGGCCGTCGCCTCGCCGTTCTGGGTGACATGCTGGAACTCGGTCCGACCGAGGGTGATGCCCATGCCGGGCTCGCCAGCGATGTCATCTCGGCCCAGGTCGATCTGCTCTTTGCCGTTGGTCCCCTCATGAACCGGCTCTACGGCGAAATGTCGCCGTCCCGTCGCGGTGGAGCGGCCGGCGATGCCCGCACCATGGCGATATTGCTCAAGCAGGTCATTCGACCCGGCGACGTCATCCTCGTCAAGGGGTCCCGCCGGATCGGTCTGGAAGCCGTTGTCGAGTCCCTGCTGGCCAACGATGGGCCCGCGAAAGCGGCTGAGGGGAGGTAGGCGATGCTCTTTTATCTGCTTCCGCCGCTCTCCGATGAATTCGGCGCTCTTCGCCTGTTCTCGTTCATCACGTTCCGCACAGGCGGTGCGCTCCTCACCGCGCTCTTCATCTGCCTGGTGTTCGGCAGGCAGATGATCAACTGGCTCAAATCGATCCAGGGTGCCTGCCAGCCGATCCGCGAGGACGGTCCCGAGTCCCACATCGTCAGCAAAGCGGGCACGCCTACCATGGGCGGCCTGCTCATTCTCACCTCGGTCACGCTCAGCACTCTTCTGTGGTCGGACCTCGGCAACGGCTTCGTCTGGGTCGTGCTTCTGGTGACGCTTGGATTTGGAGCACTCGGCCTTGTCGACGACTACATCAAGGTCTCGCAGCACACAAGTGGCGGCCTTTCGAGCCGCGTCCGGATCGTCGTCGAGATTGTGCTGGCGCTCGCGGCTGCCTTTGCCATCGCGACACTCTCGGGCCCGGAGATCGGAACCTCGCTTGCCCTGCCGTTCTTCAAAGACCTGCTGATCGATCTCGGCTGGTTCTTCATGGCGTTTTCGGTGCTTGTCATTGTCGGCGCCTCGAACGCGGTCAACCTGACCGATGGTCTCGATGGCCTCGCGATCGTTCCCATCATCGTCTGTGCGATGACCTTCGGCATCGTTGCCTATCTCAGCGGCCATGTGGTGTATGCGGAGTACCTCCATCTCCCGGCCGTCAGTGGCGCGGGTGAGCTTGCGGTCTTCTGCGGCGCGCTGGTGGGCGCCGGTCTCGGCTTCCTCTGGTTCAACGCGCCGCCCGCGATGGTCTTCATGGGTGACACCGGAAGCCTCGCTGCCGGTGCGGCGCTCGGCGCGATCAGTGTCGTCACGAAACACGAGCTGGTGCTGGCGATTGTCGGCGGGCTCTTCGTGCTCGAGACGGTGTCGGTCATCGTTCAGATCGCCTCCTTCAAACTCACGGGCCGCCGCGTGTTCCGCATGGCGCCGATCCATCACCACTTCGAAAAGAAGGGCTGGGCCGAGCCGACGATCGTGATCCGCTTCTGGATCATTGCGATCGTCCTGGCGCTCATCGGCCTTGCCACACTGAAGCTGAGGTAGAGCGATGATCGATCTCTCACGTCACGCTGGAAGCTCGATGGCTGTCTTTGGTTTGGGACGGTCCGGCATTTCCGCTTCATTAGCGCTTGCGGCCGGTGGGGGCGAAGTCAGCGCCTGGGACGACGATCCAGCGCAGCGACGGCATGCGGCCGAGCTGGGCGTTACGCTCAACGATCTCTACAGGATCGAATGGGAAGGCTTCCGCAGCCTTGTTCTCAGTCCCGGCGTTCCGCTCACCCATCCGGCGCCGCATCCGCTGGTGGCCCGCGCGCTGGCGGCGAAGATCGAGATACTTGGAGACATGGAGTTGTTCGCGCGCTCGCGGCCGCAGGGCCGTGTCGTCGGTGTGACCGGCACGAACGGCAAGTCCACGACGGCGGCGCTGATCACGCATCTTCTGCGTGCGGCCGGACTGGACGTCCAGCTTGGCGGCAACATCGGCACGCCGGTGCTCGATCTCGATCCGATGGAGGACGACGGCATCTATGTGCTCGAGCTCTCCTCCTTCCAACTCGACCTCATCCGCTCGCTGGTCAGCGATGTGGCCGTCCTCCTGAACGTGTCGCCGGACCACATCGAACGTCATGGCGATTTCTCGAGCTACATCGCCTCGAAGACGCGCATCTTTTCGCGCCGTGCATCGACCCAGACATCGGTGATAGGAATCGACGACGATGTCTGCCGCCGCATCCACGCCGAACTGGCAGGACGTCGTGGCCGTTCGATCATTCCGGTCTCCGTGCAGCGCCGGGTCGCCGGTGGTGTGTATGTGCTTGATGGCGTTCTGATCGACGAAACTGCGAAGAAGCCTTTCGAGGTGGCCGATCTCAGCAAGGTCAAGTCGCTGCTCGGCGTGCACAACTGGCAAAACGCCGCTGCCGCCTACGCGGCCGTTCGTGCGCTGGGTTTCGACGGCCAGTCGGTCATGAAGGCCTTCAAGTCGTTCCCGGGTCTGGTGCATCGGCAGGAAGTCATCGCCAGGATTGGCAAGGTGATTTTCGTCAACGACAGCAAGGCGACGAACGCTGCCGCGGCAGCGCGCGGTCTGGCCTGCTACGACAACATCTACTGGATCGCCGGTGGCCGCGCGAAGGAAGGTGGTATTGCGACGCTCTCGCCGCACTTCCCGCGCATGGCCCATGTCTTTCTGATCGGAGAGGCCGCCGGCGCGTTTGCTCAGACCCTTGATGGCCGTGTGCGCTACACGGTCTGCGGTGACATGGACAAGGCGGTCGCTGCAGCCGCCGAGAAAGCGCTGACCGAGCGCCGACCCCATCCGGTCGTCCTGCTCTCGCCGGCCTGCGCCTCATTTGACCAGTTCAACGACTTCGAAGACCGGGGCAACCGGTTCAAAGATCTGGTCCAAGCCGAGAAAAAACGGTGGGACACGGAGAACACCAAGAGCACCACCCAAGTCCAACCTAAGAAAGGTAAGAGGGGTGCAGACATGAAAAAGCCTGCTCCTAAGAAGTCTGCCGCGAAGAAGGCACCAGCCAAGAAGAAGGCCGTGCCGAAGAAGGCTGCCGTGAAGAAGGCACCAGCCAAGAAGAAGGCCGTGCCGAAGAAGGTTGCCGCGAAGAAGGCACCAGCCAAGAAGAAGGCCGCGCCGAAGAAGGCTGTCGCGAAGAAGGCACCAGCCAAGAAGAAGGCCGTGCCGAAGAAGGCTGCCGTGAAGAAGACACCAGCCAAGAAGAAGGCCGCGCCGAAGAAGGCTGCCGTGAAGAAGGCACCAGCCAAGAAGAAGGCCGCGCCGAAGAAGGCTGCCGTGAAGAAGACACCAGCCAAGAAGAAGGCCGTGCCGAAGAAGGCTGTCGCGAAGAAGGCACCAGCCAAGAAGAAGGCCGTGCCGAAGAAGGCTGTCGCGAAGAAGGCACCAGCCAAGAAGAAGGCCGCGCCGAAGAAGGTTGCCGCGAAGAAGGCACCAGCCAGGAAGAAGGCCGTGCCGAAGAAGGTTGCCGTGAAGAAGGCACCAGCCAAGAAGAAGGCCGCGCCGAAGAAGGCATCGGCCAAGAAGCGCTGAGGCGGGAGAGACGGTAACGCATGACGTCCTTTGCCCGAACAGACCGAAGTGTTCTGGGGCGGTGGTGGTGGACCATCGACCGATGGACCTTGGCAGTCCTGATCGCATTGCTCCTTTCCGGAGTGATGTTGATCATGGCCGCCAGCCCGCCGGTTGCGGACCGCATCGGAGCCGATGCGTTCCACTTCGTCCGTCGCCACTTCTTGTTCCTGGCGCTTGCGGTCATTGCGATGTTCGCGATGTCGCTGTTGGGGCCAAGGGGCGTGCGCCGTGTTGCTGTTCTCATGCTTGCTGTTTCCATCGGCCTTCTCATGATCACCCCGCTCGTGGGCGCGGAGATCAAGGGTGCGCGCCGGTGGATTTCCCTGGGAATGTTCTCGCTGCAGGCCTCCGAGTTCGTGAAGCCTGCGCTGGCCGTCGTGGTGGCCTGGCTTTTTGCTGAAGCCAAGAGCAATCCCGGGTTTCCCGGTTATTGGGTCTCGGCCGGTCTCGCCGCCCTGGTTGTCGGAGTGCTGGTCTGGCAGCCCGACTTCGGCATGGCCGCGACAGTGGTGACCATCTGGAGCGGCCAACTCTTTCTGGCCGGCCTGCCCTGGATCTTTGTCTTTGCCATTATTGCCATGGTCGTGGCGGGTTTTGTCGCCGGCTACAGCTTCATGCCCCATGTCCGCGACCGGATTGATCGCTTCCTCGATCCGGCATCGGGTGACAGTTACCAGATCGATACCGCCATGCGGGCCTTCGAGTCTGGTGGTGTCCTGGGGCGTGGTCCCGGTGAGGGCGTCGTCAAGGACGTCCTGCCCGACGCCCATTCCGATTTCATCTTTGCCGTGGCGGGCGAGGAATTCGGTTTGCTTGCCTGTTTGCTGCTTCTCGCGTTTTTCGCGTTTGTTGCGCTGCGCGGTTTCTATCGCATGGCCAACGAACGTGACCTCTTTGTCATGCTCGCGGTGGCCGGCCTGCTCATCCAGTTCACGATGCAGGCGATCGTCAACATGGGCGTGTCGCTCCATCTGCTGCCGTCCACCGGCATGACACTGCCGTTTGTTTCCTACGGCGGTTCGTCCCTTCTCGGCATGGCGATCGGCATGGGCATGATGCTGGCGTTGACCCGGCGAAGGCCCGAACACGGGAGGTCGGCATGACCGGCCCCGTCGTCATCGCTGCCGGTGGCACGGGCGGGCATCTCTTCCCCGCACTTGCCGTTGCCGAGGAACTGCTCTGCCGTGGCCGCGACGTTGTCGCCGTGACCGATCGGCGTGGCGGTGATCTGGCGCAGCGGATGGAGGGTGTTCCGGTTCATCGTCTTCGCGCGTCTGCGATCAGTGGGCGTGGGCTTGCAGGCAAGATCGGTGGCGCGGTTGACCTGTTGCGCGGTACATTTGAGGCCCGTCGTCTGCTGCGTCGCCTCGCGCCGTCAGCGGTCGTCGGCTTTGGCGGCTATCCCACAGTGCCGCCGTTGTTTGCTGCCTATCAGCTTGGGCTTCCCGCCCTGATCCATGAGCAGAATGCGATCCTCGGACGAGCCAATCGGCTCTTGGCACCGCGGGTCAGCGCTGTCGCGACCTCCTTCGCGCAGACCGAGGGGCTTGCCGCCGCTGACGCCCTTGTGACGGGCAATCCCGTGCGGTCGGCGATCGCGGCGCTGTCGGATGCGGACTATGACGCACCGGGGCGGGACGGCGCGTTTCGACTTCTGGTCTTCGGCGGCAGCCAGGGCGCTCGTGTCATGAGTGATGTCCTGCCTGCAGCCATCCACGCCTTGGCGGCAGGCGTGCGGTCGCGTCTTCGCATTGCTCAGCAGTGCCGCGGTGAGGACCTCGACCGTGTCCGAGCGGTCTATCGGGACATCGGCATCGAGGCCGATGTCGCAACATTCTTTGACGACATGGATCGCCGGTTCGGTGACGCCCACCTCGTGGTCTGTCGCGCAGGCGCATCGACCGTGGCGGAGCTTGCCGCCGCGGGTCGCCCGTCGATCCTGGTCCCCTATACCCATGCCACTGATGATCATCAGACCGCCAACGCCCGTGCCGTTGAAGCGGCCGGGGCGGGATGGCTCATTCAAGAAGAGGCCTTCACGCCCGAGTCCGTCGCGGCGCGCCTCGAGGCATTCCTGACCTGTCCGTCGGCGCTGATCGATTGCGCAGCCGCGGCCCGTGCATCGGTACGCGCGGACGCGGCGATGCGACTGGCCGACGCCATCGACCGTCTCGGCGGCAGCAATGGCCATGGTCCCGTCATCAGGGAGCAGGCGGCATGAAACAGTCCCCTACAAGCCTCGGACCCATCCACTTTGTCGGCATCGGCGGCATCGGGATGAGCGGCATCGCCGAAATCCTGCACAGCCAGGGCTACCGCGTGCAGGGCAGTGACATCGCCGAAAGCCCAAACGTGCTGCGTCTTCGCGAACTCGGTATCGCCGTCGAGATCGGCCATGACGCAAGGCATGTCGGTGACGTTGCGGTTGTCGTGACCTCGTCTGCGGTCAAGGCCGACAACCCCGAGGTCGAGGAAGCCCGCCGGCGCTGGATTCCCGTTGTGCGGCGCGCCGAGATGCTGGGTGAACTGATGCGCCTGAAAAAGGCGATCGCCGCCGGTGGAACGCACGGCAAGACCACGACGACGTCGATGATCGGCTGGCTTCTGGAATGTGCCGAGCTGAATCCGACCGTGATCAACGGCGGTATCGTCAATGCCTACGGCACGAACACGCGCCTCGGTGACGGCGACTGGATGGTCGTGGAGGCCGACGAGTCTGACGGAAGCTTCCTGCGCCTGCCGGCGACATCGGTGATCGTTACCAACATCGATCCCGAGCACTTGGAGAACTACGAGTCCTTCGACGAGGTCCGCGACGCCTACGAAACCTTCGTCAGCAACATCCCGTTTTACGGTTTCGCGGCGCTCTGCATTGACCATCCGGAGGTGCAGGCGCTCGTGGGCCGGGTCACCGACCGCCGCATCGTGACCTATGGCCTCGGTGCCCAAGCCGATGTGCGCGGCACGAACTTGCGCCTCTGCAACGGCGGCTATCGGTTCGATGTTGTCCTGACCGATCGCGTGACACGCGCCGCGCGCACCATTCGCGGCGTGTATCTGCCGATGTGGGGCGAACACAACGTCACCAACGCGCTGTCATGTGTGGTTGTCGCCCAGGAGCTCGGCATCCCCGATCATGCTCTGATCGAGGCGCTCGGCAGCTTCGCCGGCGTCAAGCGCCGCTTCACCCGCACGGGCGAGGCAGGCGGCATCACGGTGATCGACGACTACGGCCACCACCCGGTCGAGATTGCGGCGGTGCTGAAGGCCTCGCGCGAGGCCTTCCAGGGCCGGATCGTCGCCGTCATTCAGCCACATCGTTACTCGCGTCTGGCGGGCCTGTTCGAGGACTTCTGCTCCTGCTTTATCGACGCTGACGTGGTCGTCGTCTCAGACGTCTATCCTGCCGGTGAGAACCCGATCGAGGGTGCGGATCGCGACCACCTGGTCGAAGGCCTGCGCAAGTGCGGTCATCGGCACGTCGAGGCGCTCGACGACCCGTCCGATCTTGCTGCTCTTGTCGCCCGCGTCACGCAGCCTGGCGATGGCGTGATCTGTCTCGGTGCCGGGACGATCACCCGTTGGGCCAACGCACTGCCCGAAGAGCTCCGCGCCGTTTTGGCCGAGGCCGACATGCCGGAGGTCGGCTGATGGCGGTAGTGGCGACCGATCCGATGATCGGACTGCCCAGGATCAGGGGCAGCTACAGGTTCGAAGCGGACCTGGCGAAGACCACGTGGTTCCGCGCCGGCGGCCGCGCCGACGTCCTGTTTCGTCCCGCCGACGAGGACGATCTCGCGTTCTTCATGACGAACCGGCCGCTCGATATGCCTGTCACGGTGCTGGGCGTCGGATCCAACCTTCTGGTCCGCGACGGGGGAATTCCCGGTGTCACGATCCGTCTGGGGCGCGGCTTCACCGACATCGCCGTGAAAGCCTGCGACGTCACGGCAGGTACCGGTGCGCTCGACCTCAATGTTGCCAAGGTTGCCGCGCAGGCCGGTGTCGCCGGGCTTGAGTTCCTCGTCGGTGTTCCCGGCACGATCGGCGGTGCGGTCCGCATGAACGCCGGTGCCTACGAACACGAGCTGAAGGATGTGCTTGTCGGCGCGCGTGCCGTCGATCCTCGCGGTGTCGTGCACGAACTGGGGCCCGATCATCTGGGGCACAACTATCGTCACAGCAGCGTGCCGGAAGGCTGGGTCTTCACGGCCTGCTCGATACGCGGCACGGACGGAGCGCCAGGTGAGATCACGGCGCGCATGGAGGCAATCCAGCGCAGTCGGGCCGCAAGCCAGCCGATCCGTGAGCGCACGGGCGGCAGCACGTTTAGGAACCCCATGGGCCGCAAGGCTTGGGAGCTGATCGACGCCGCGGGTTGCCGTGGCCTGCGCCGCGGTGCCGCCATGGTGTCCGAGCAGCACTGCAACTTCCTGATCAACACCGGCAACGCCTCGGCGACCGAACTGGAGGAGCTCGGCGAAGACGTCCGTCGGCGCGTGTTCGAAAGCCAGGGCGTTCGGCTTGAATGGGAAATCCGCCGCATCGGCCGGCGACCGGGGAGGACGGCATGACGAAGCACGTCGCTGTTCTCATGGGTGGCTGGAACTCCGAGCGTGAGGTTTCGCTGGTCTCTGGCCGCGACTGCGCTGATGCGCTGGAGGAGAAGGGATATCGCGTCAGCCGTATCGATGCGGGTCGCGACATCGCCCAGGTTCTGGCGGAGATGCCTGAGCGCCCGAATGTTGTGTTCAACGCGCTTCATGGCCGCTTCGGCGAGGATGGCTGCATCCAGGGCCTGCTCGAGATCCTCGGCCTGCCCTACACGCACTCCGGTCCGCTCGCCTCTGCGCTCGCCATGAACAAGGATGCGGCGAAGCTCCTTTACGCCGGTGCCGGTATTCGCTGTCCCGAGGGCCGTATCGCCACACGCGACGAGATCGGTCTGCCGGCACGGATGGACCGGCCCTTTGTCGTGAAACCCAACCAGGAAGGTTCCAGTGTTGGCGTTCGCATTGTCGAGGAGAACGACAACGACGATCGCCTGATCAAGGACGATTTCCGATACGGCGACGAAGTTCTGGTCGAAACGTTCATTCCCGGCCGTGAACTGACCGTAGCGGTGATGGGCGAACGTCCGCTCGGCGTGACGGAGATCCGCATCACGGAAGGCTTCTACGACTACCACAACAAGTACACCGAGGGCGGTTCGCGGCACATCGTGCCGGCACCGGTGCATGACGAGACCTACGCCAGGGTCCAGGACATGGCGCTGCGCGCGCACCGTGCGCTGGGTTGCCGTGGCGTGACCCGTGCGGATTTCCGCTATGACGACACCGGGGGCGAACCCGGCGCGCTCTTCATGCTTGAGGTCAACACGCAGCCGGGCATGACACCGCTGTCGCTGGTGCCCGAGCAGGCGGCCCATGTCGGCATTTCGTTCGGGGATCTGGTTGCCTGGATGGTGGAGGAGGCGCGGTGCGACGCCTGATTCCCCAGTGCGCAACGAAACGCGAACGCCAGCCGCGGCCGGTCTGGAAGCAGATCGTCCTGCGCTGCCTGCCGCTCGGCATTCCTCTTGTGCTGGCCACCGGGCTGGTCGTGTTCATCGTTGTGACCGGTGTGGCGGAGAAGAACTGGCACCAGACGAGCGGCGACTTCGTCGACTACACCGCACGCATGGGCCTTTCGGTCCAGACCGTCACGGTCGACGGCCGCGAGCGGACCGACTGGCAGACCCTGATGGACGCGCTCGGGATCAAGATCGGCGATCCCATGCTGGCGCTTGATCTCGAGGTCGCACGCGAGCGCGTTTCGGTGCTGCCTTGGGTTCGCAACGTCGCGATCAAGCGCATGCTGCCCGAAACTCTGGTCATGACGCTGGTCGAACGCCGGCCCCTAGCGTTGTGGCAGAACGAGGGGCGCCTTTCGGTGGTCGATGCCGAGGGCCGTGAGATCGCCGGTGCCAAGCCTGCCGAGTTCACCGAACTCCTTCTCGTCGTTGGTCCCGACGCGTCCATTCATGCCGCGGCGCTGCTCGACGTTATGGGTGGCGAGCCCGGACTTCGTTCACGGGTGGCCGCGGCCGTCCGCATCGGCGAGCGCCGCTGGAACCTGAAGCTGGACGACGGCATCGAGGTCCAGCTACCCGAGGACGGGCTTGAGGAGGCCTGGTTCGCACTGGCCGACATGGATCGGACCGAACAGCTTCTGGCACGCGACGTTCAGGCCGTCGATCTGCGCTTTCCCGACCGACTTGTCGTCCGTCTGACGCCGGATGCCCGGTCGCGCATGGATATCGACGACAGTGAAGGTGAAGACACATGACGGCGCCGCGTACAGGTCTGATCGCCGCCGTCGATGTCGGCAGCACCAAGACGGTCTGTTTCGTCGCGCGCAGCGACGACGGCGGGGGTCTTCGTGTCGTCGGTATCGGTTGCCAGGCGTCGCGCGGCGTACAGGCGGGCACGATCGTCAACATGGAGGCGGCCGAGCAGTCGATCGCCGCTGCGGTCAACGGCGCCGAACAGATGGCGGGTGAGATCCTGCGCCACGCCTGGGTCAACGTCTCGGGCGGACAGCCGCGTTCGCGCCAGGTTGCCGTCGACGTGACCATCGCGGGTCACGAGGTTGGCGATGCCGACCTGCGCCGGATGATGCAGCAGAGTCGCCAAGCGATCGAGACCGATGATCGCGCGGTTCTTCATGCCATGCCCGTCGGCTGCAGTATTGACGGCCACCGCGGTATCCGCGACCCGCGCGGCATGGTCGGCGAGCGGCTGGGCGTCAACGTCCATTTCGTCACGGTCGCCGACGGACCGCTTGCGAACCTGGAAACATGCATTTCGCGCTGTCATCTCGACATTGCGGGCCGGGCGAGCACGCCTTACGCATCGGCGTTGGCCGCCCTGGTCAAGGACGAAATGGATCTTGGCGTCACCGTCGTCGACATGGGCGGCGGCACCACCAGTGTCGCGGTCTTCTTCGACGGTGATTGCATCCACGTCGATCAGGTGCCCGTCGGCGGCCAGCACGTCACCAACGACATTGCTCGGGTGCTCTCTACGCCGGCCGAGAAGGCCGAGCGCATCAAGAC is a window of Rhodospirillales bacterium DNA encoding:
- a CDS encoding FtsQ-type POTRA domain-containing protein; translated protein: MRRLIPQCATKRERQPRPVWKQIVLRCLPLGIPLVLATGLVVFIVVTGVAEKNWHQTSGDFVDYTARMGLSVQTVTVDGRERTDWQTLMDALGIKIGDPMLALDLEVARERVSVLPWVRNVAIKRMLPETLVMTLVERRPLALWQNEGRLSVVDAEGREIAGAKPAEFTELLLVVGPDASIHAAALLDVMGGEPGLRSRVAAAVRIGERRWNLKLDDGIEVQLPEDGLEEAWFALADMDRTEQLLARDVQAVDLRFPDRLVVRLTPDARSRMDIDDSEGEDT
- a CDS encoding UDP-N-acetylmuramate--L-alanine ligase; amino-acid sequence: MKQSPTSLGPIHFVGIGGIGMSGIAEILHSQGYRVQGSDIAESPNVLRLRELGIAVEIGHDARHVGDVAVVVTSSAVKADNPEVEEARRRWIPVVRRAEMLGELMRLKKAIAAGGTHGKTTTTSMIGWLLECAELNPTVINGGIVNAYGTNTRLGDGDWMVVEADESDGSFLRLPATSVIVTNIDPEHLENYESFDEVRDAYETFVSNIPFYGFAALCIDHPEVQALVGRVTDRRIVTYGLGAQADVRGTNLRLCNGGYRFDVVLTDRVTRAARTIRGVYLPMWGEHNVTNALSCVVVAQELGIPDHALIEALGSFAGVKRRFTRTGEAGGITVIDDYGHHPVEIAAVLKASREAFQGRIVAVIQPHRYSRLAGLFEDFCSCFIDADVVVVSDVYPAGENPIEGADRDHLVEGLRKCGHRHVEALDDPSDLAALVARVTQPGDGVICLGAGTITRWANALPEELRAVLAEADMPEVG
- a CDS encoding D-alanine--D-alanine ligase, which encodes MTKHVAVLMGGWNSEREVSLVSGRDCADALEEKGYRVSRIDAGRDIAQVLAEMPERPNVVFNALHGRFGEDGCIQGLLEILGLPYTHSGPLASALAMNKDAAKLLYAGAGIRCPEGRIATRDEIGLPARMDRPFVVKPNQEGSSVGVRIVEENDNDDRLIKDDFRYGDEVLVETFIPGRELTVAVMGERPLGVTEIRITEGFYDYHNKYTEGGSRHIVPAPVHDETYARVQDMALRAHRALGCRGVTRADFRYDDTGGEPGALFMLEVNTQPGMTPLSLVPEQAAHVGISFGDLVAWMVEEARCDA
- the murB gene encoding UDP-N-acetylmuramate dehydrogenase yields the protein MAVVATDPMIGLPRIRGSYRFEADLAKTTWFRAGGRADVLFRPADEDDLAFFMTNRPLDMPVTVLGVGSNLLVRDGGIPGVTIRLGRGFTDIAVKACDVTAGTGALDLNVAKVAAQAGVAGLEFLVGVPGTIGGAVRMNAGAYEHELKDVLVGARAVDPRGVVHELGPDHLGHNYRHSSVPEGWVFTACSIRGTDGAPGEITARMEAIQRSRAASQPIRERTGGSTFRNPMGRKAWELIDAAGCRGLRRGAAMVSEQHCNFLINTGNASATELEELGEDVRRRVFESQGVRLEWEIRRIGRRPGRTA
- the ftsA gene encoding cell division protein FtsA, which translates into the protein MTAPRTGLIAAVDVGSTKTVCFVARSDDGGGLRVVGIGCQASRGVQAGTIVNMEAAEQSIAAAVNGAEQMAGEILRHAWVNVSGGQPRSRQVAVDVTIAGHEVGDADLRRMMQQSRQAIETDDRAVLHAMPVGCSIDGHRGIRDPRGMVGERLGVNVHFVTVADGPLANLETCISRCHLDIAGRASTPYASALAALVKDEMDLGVTVVDMGGGTTSVAVFFDGDCIHVDQVPVGGQHVTNDIARVLSTPAEKAERIKTLYGSAVSCTDDDRELINVPIIGEGENDVTQVPRSMLTSIIRARLEETLEMVRTQLATAGLDKLGGRRLVLTGGASQLHGVRDIAGHVLGNQVRQGHPLWLKGLAQATAGPAFTACAGLLSYGARGHDSNELEFSGWQMSGGLLGRFGRLGHWLRDNL